In Methanobacterium sp., the sequence ACTGCTAGATCCACCCGGAAACCAGCACAACCCACTCTACGGTGGACTTCATATCCATGTTCACTTAAAAATTCAAAAACAGCCTCTTCAAAGGCATCATCCGCGGTATGTTGAATCATATCCAGATGACTCAGGGTTTTCTCCTCAGCATATTCCAGGAATTCTTTAAGGGCACGAAGTCCGAAGGGTGCACTTGAACCTAATTGAAGGTCCTGACCCCTGAAGTTGGAGAATATCAAACACTTCTCACGGGCACGTGTTAAGAGAACATTCAAACGTCTTTCTCCCCCATCCTGGTTCACCGGTCCGAAGTTATGGCTCAAATTACCTTCTGAGTCGAATCCATAACCCACACTAACCATTATAACATCCCGCTCATCTCCCTGGATTGTTTCCAAGTTTTTCACGAAGAAATGCTCCCCATGATTCCCTTTAAAATACTTCTCCATTTTAGGGTTGAGCTTCAACTGCAGTTCCAGTTCTTCCAGGATGGCCTGCTGCTGCCGTACATTGAAGGTACCCACACCCAGACTCTTGGTATCACCATACTTCTGGTAATGGTCAAACACTGCTTTAATAACTGCTTTGGCCTCTGCCCTGTTGGTTGCAGTTTTCCCCCGGTCATAAACAGTTTCTGGGAGGTGAACCAGTTTCAATCCCAGTTCCTCAGAGTCCTGGCTGGGTGAGGGGTAGATCAACAGGTGGTTATCATAGAATTCCTGATTACTGACTGCGATGAGGGATTCATGCCGGCTCCGGTAGTGCCAGCGGAGCATCTTCGAGGGGAAGCTACGTTTGCAAAGGTGGAGGATGCTTTCCATATCTGCTAGAACGGCCAGGTCATAATCATCACTTTCCACATCAATCAAAATGTCGAAAAAGCTGGTGGGAGGTAACTGTCTTGTGTCTCCCATTACAACAGCACATCGGGCCCTTAAAAGCGCCCCCAAGGCATCTTCAGGTTTCACCTGGCTGGCTTCATCGAAGATAACGTAGTCGAAGCGCAGGTTCTTCACACTGTAGGGGTCCAGGTACTGGGCTATGGAAAGGGGGCTCATCATGAAACATGGTTTGATGGTCTGGATTATGCCTCCGCAGATGGATAATAGTTTTCTAATGGGCATGTGTCCCCGTTTACGGGAAAATTCACTTTTAAGCACTCCCAGTTCTGAACGGGGGGAGGCGGTGCTGGAAAGTGATGGTCGGTTCTGGTGTAATTCCTGGGCTATCCGGAAACGGTTAAGATTTATAATCTTACGGTCCAGTTCCCTGAATTCATTTATCTTCTTCTCATGAACATCTCCCACGAAACGGGAGAGTGATGGTTTCTCTAAAAATAGAATGCGAAGGAGTGAATCTGCGAAGTTACCCTCTAAGCAGGGTATAATGTCGGTTGCTTCAATTTCATCTTTATCCACCAGTTCCACCAGGTTACTGCCCACTGTTTCCAGACACTCCACCCTGGATGAACTGAAACGCGACCAGTTCTGCAAACTAGAAAGCCCCACTTTTAGGAGGGAAATCTGGGATAATAGGTAATCAATCGGGCTCTTGGTCAGAGACTCTCCTAAAGCCGAGTCAGGGTTAAAGTGGAGGTAACTATCCAACTGATTTATGTACAGGAGGATCTGGTTATAATCCTGGTGCATTTCCTGGGTGATCTGTTTAATTTCATACTGTTGCGTGGAATCAAGGATTATAAGAATTTTCTCGGTAATTCTGCCTTCTTCAAGGGCTTTCCTGAATTTGAGTATCCATTCAGATATGTCCTTCAGGTTTTCAGCTTCACTTTCCTCCCTCTTCCAGTGGGAGCCAAACAGAGATCGGGCCAGTTCATCCTGTTCTCTGATCTTTAACTGCAGTTTTTGGCATCTTATGAGTTCTTCCAGATCCTGAAGTATTATCTCATCATTTTCAGGGGTTTTACCAAGGTAAAGTTTACCAATCCTTTTTTTAGCCTTTTTAAAATCTCCACTAAGGAATTTTAGTAGTTTCGGTTTTTGTTCCTGGAAATTCATGAGTAATGATGAAATATCTTCGTCCAAAACTCCTTCCTTGAACCTTTTCAGGCCTTTGGATTTGGCTTTGTATTCTTCCAGACTTTTAATGAGATTGTAAACCTGTAATTTGTCATAATCCCATTTGGTGTTAAGGATAAGTTCCCTTTCCAGGGATGGGAAGGAGGATATTATCTCTACTGCTGCTATCAGGTGTTCTGTATCCTCCAGTGTCACCGGGATCTTAACACCGGATATTTTGGAAAGAGTTTCTGCCTTCAAATTCAGTTCATTGAGTGTTTCGATGGTTTCCTCTAGCAGGGTTTCGATTTCCTCTTCTTCGGCAGGTAGTATGGGGTCTGGTCGGGTTGATTTCCATGGATTATAGGCTACTGGCTTCACCAGTTTGTACAACTCCCCCAGTTCCTTGAACTTGTTGATGGTTCGCTGCCATTGCCTTAAAGTGCAAGTTGCACTGTTATCCATGGTGAAACGTGGCATTCTGGTGCCATTTTTTTCAAAATGGTGCAATGATTTTTCTTTAACTCCGAAAAGCTGGTAGGGTGTCCATTTGATTTCTGCGTAGGGAGAATGCAGTAGGGTAACATATTCATTCAGATTTGATTTTAACTCTTCAATGGTGCTGAGATCATCATCCATTGAAAGATCAATGGGTTTAGGATTCCGTAATACACTTTCCAGTTTCTCCAGAACATCTTTTTTCTGGGATTTTTTGCTGTGAAGTTCCAGACAGAATTCTCCCAAACCAACACTGTCCAGACGCCCTTTAACCACTTCCAGGGCGGCCATTTTCTCACTAACAAAGAGAACAGTGTTACCTCTTGCCAGTAATTCTGCTATCAGGTTCACAATGGTCTGGGATTTGCCAGTTCCAGGGGGCCCCTCCACCACCAGGTCCCGGCCATGTTTCACATCTTCTATAACTGCGATCTGAGATGAATCTGCATCCATAACATGGTAAACATCTTCGGATGATAGTTTCACGTCTACCTGGTCTTCCTGGAATCCCGGCCCCAGTTCTTCTTCTGTTGGGTCGAATATGGCTTTAATAAGGGGGTTCTCTTCCAGGGGCATGTCTTCGGGCCAGCTTTCCGGGTCCAAGTCCTTGTACATCACGAACTTGGTGAAACTGAAAAAACCAAGGTAAGCCTTATCCCGAACTTCCCAGCTTTTTTCATGGGAAACAGCTTCTCTTACCTGGTCTAAATATTCATCAATGCCTTCCTGGGTTCGGGGCATTTCAAAATCAGGTATTTCCACCCCATAATCCAGTAATTTGGCCTGAAGGGATATGTTTGAGATTATGTCTTCACCAGTCCAGCGAAGCTTAAAAGAACCCTTCACTCGCTTACGTTCCAGTTCCACCGGGATGAGAATCAGGGGTGCTTCACGATCACCGGGTGTCCCGTTATTTTCATGCCATTTCAAGAATCCCATGGCCAAGTAAAGAATATTATAACCCTGTTCTTCCATCATAGACCTGGCACGCTGATTTATATAGAACAACCGCCGTTGAAGCTCTGATGGAGTTAAATCAGTGGATAAAAAGATTTCTTTATTCTTTTCAAGGGTTTCCTGGTCTAATGAGGGTGATTCCCATAGTAAGGATTCTTCAGGGGCAAGACATTCCTCATCACTATCTTCATCTGGAAAATCAGGGGATGTAGCATCATCGGTTACAGGTGAAGATAGATCATCTACATCTATATCCTCGACAGAAGGTTCCCCCAGTTCATCAGCAACAGCCGAAGATGTTAAACCTTCATCATCTACCTTTTTAATTCCTTTATCAGTGCTAGAAACTGATTCTTTATCCGTGGTTTGGCTTCCCACAGTTAGGGAAGAATCCTGCTCTTTAAAATAAGTTTTATCCGTGTAATCCGTATCTGACCGTGTGTCGGAGTCTGTCCGGGGAATAAACTGTAAAAGTTTCCTTTTGCTTTTTTTAAGGACTAATCGGTCGTAAATCTCAGCTAGTTCTCCCTCTTTAACTTTTACGGTCATGCTGCGGGAGCGGAAGTTTAAAAGCTGGTTACGCATGGTAAGATCCAGCAAGCTCTGCCTTAGAACATCGATCTGTCTGTATATGTCCACCTTGGAAAGTTCGGACATTTTCATTGTACCTCTCATTACTTGGATTGGCCCGGGAACTAACAATAATTATTAATATACTTGGTAATGGTTTATTTAAACTCTATATTAAAACTATCTCATCTTTCTATGAACATAATGGTTATTCTCTCTGTATGGCATCCTTGAAGAAGCTGGGCACCAGTTCCCGGTAGAGCTTGTTCCTGAGTAACATGCGGAAGTTCCCATCCAGGATGTAAGTCTCACAGTAATCATCCTCAGCACGCATGCCACGTCCATACGCCTGAAGGAGTGTCATAATTGTTTTATAAGCATACCAGGAAGGATCTTGTTGTTTACGCTGGTTAATTTGGGGATCTCCTAAGTAAGGGAATGGTATCTTGTAGATAACTTGGAATTGACACTTTTCGTAGGGTAAGTCTACTCCTTCACTCATGGAGGGACTTACCAGTACTCGTGGATCGGCACTGTGTTCAAATCGGTTAAGAACATGCTCCCTGTTTTTGGAGTTGTGGCCCATTAAACGGGGATTTTTAAGGTGTTTGATGATGTATTCCTGGCACTTGTAGTTATGGGTGTGTATCAGCCCTCTCTCATATTTGTGGTGTTCAATGATTTTCTCAAGTACCGGGATGGTTTTGGGGGCGGTACGTTTGATCAGGCGGTGGGACATGTTTCCCACCAGTTTCAGATGCACTGGACGGGATGATGGGGGGAAGGCGCTCTTGATTTCCAGGTGATAGGTTTCTTCTGGTTCGATGCCCAGCCACTGGCAGAAGAGGTCCTGATCCAGGATGGTGGCACTCATAAACAGCCTTATATCTGCATGGTTAAGCAGCCGGTCGTTGGCATAGGTGTTAACCCGGAGTGGTTTGAATGAAACTCCTCCGGGACTAGTGTCCACCACCCAGTTATCCGGAGTTTCCTCCAGGTTCCGTGAAAGCTCGCTGAGGTTCATTTTCATCCGATTTACCCGGTCAGCCTGGTTTTTGGGGATCTGTTTAATATTGATGTCCTGGTAGTCTTCGTATAGTGATTCCACAAAGAGTATCCATTCCTGTGGTTCTTTGTGTTGCATCATACTGGGGGGTATGGTCTTTTTGATTTCACGTTGCAGCCTGCGGTTGTAGAGGTTAACCTCCAGGCGCTGCATGAGCTTGTTCTCCAGGTTATGGGCCTCATCCAGGACCATCAGGTCCCTTTTACCGAAGTGTTTCACGTAGTTAAGTTCCAGGAGGGCGTAATCATAGTTCATCAGGGTTATGGAGCTTTCTGCTGCATGGGCTTTTTGATCCCAGTAGCGACATCTCTGGTTGGAACGGAAATAAAGGGGTGATCCGAAGGCATCCTGAAAGGCGTGCATCTCCCCACCAAAGGGAGATTTACTAATACCATAATCACAGGCAAATTTCTGAGTGCTGGGAATGGTCTGACAGGTTCCCTGGTCACAACTAAACTCCAGGCTCTCATTCTGGCACAGGAAATTTCCACGGCCTTTCACCATGGGGTAACCAAACTCTGCTGCGTACTGGGACTGTAGCTGTTTGGTCATGGTGAGTATGTAGGCTGGATGGTATAAGCGGGCCAGGGTGGTGGCTACCACTGACTTACCCGTTCCAGTGCCGGCTTCCAGGATTATGTTAGAGTAACCCTCTTCTATGGCATCCCTGATTTCGGATATTATCTCCAGTTGCCCTTCCCGAGGTGAGGCGAAGGGGAACTTCTCAATTATGTCCTCGTCAATGTGGGGATAAGCCCTTTTAATGGCATTGATTCTTGATGATGATATTTTAGGAGTTTTAGCCTGGATGCTATTTTCAACACTTCCAGAGTTACATATGCAGCGGTCTTTTATCATTCCGCACTTGTCACAGAAAAAGCCGTTATCCATAGAGAGTTATATTTTGG encodes:
- a CDS encoding DUF3320 domain-containing protein codes for the protein MKMSELSKVDIYRQIDVLRQSLLDLTMRNQLLNFRSRSMTVKVKEGELAEIYDRLVLKKSKRKLLQFIPRTDSDTRSDTDYTDKTYFKEQDSSLTVGSQTTDKESVSSTDKGIKKVDDEGLTSSAVADELGEPSVEDIDVDDLSSPVTDDATSPDFPDEDSDEECLAPEESLLWESPSLDQETLEKNKEIFLSTDLTPSELQRRLFYINQRARSMMEEQGYNILYLAMGFLKWHENNGTPGDREAPLILIPVELERKRVKGSFKLRWTGEDIISNISLQAKLLDYGVEIPDFEMPRTQEGIDEYLDQVREAVSHEKSWEVRDKAYLGFFSFTKFVMYKDLDPESWPEDMPLEENPLIKAIFDPTEEELGPGFQEDQVDVKLSSEDVYHVMDADSSQIAVIEDVKHGRDLVVEGPPGTGKSQTIVNLIAELLARGNTVLFVSEKMAALEVVKGRLDSVGLGEFCLELHSKKSQKKDVLEKLESVLRNPKPIDLSMDDDLSTIEELKSNLNEYVTLLHSPYAEIKWTPYQLFGVKEKSLHHFEKNGTRMPRFTMDNSATCTLRQWQRTINKFKELGELYKLVKPVAYNPWKSTRPDPILPAEEEEIETLLEETIETLNELNLKAETLSKISGVKIPVTLEDTEHLIAAVEIISSFPSLERELILNTKWDYDKLQVYNLIKSLEEYKAKSKGLKRFKEGVLDEDISSLLMNFQEQKPKLLKFLSGDFKKAKKRIGKLYLGKTPENDEIILQDLEELIRCQKLQLKIREQDELARSLFGSHWKREESEAENLKDISEWILKFRKALEEGRITEKILIILDSTQQYEIKQITQEMHQDYNQILLYINQLDSYLHFNPDSALGESLTKSPIDYLLSQISLLKVGLSSLQNWSRFSSSRVECLETVGSNLVELVDKDEIEATDIIPCLEGNFADSLLRILFLEKPSLSRFVGDVHEKKINEFRELDRKIINLNRFRIAQELHQNRPSLSSTASPRSELGVLKSEFSRKRGHMPIRKLLSICGGIIQTIKPCFMMSPLSIAQYLDPYSVKNLRFDYVIFDEASQVKPEDALGALLRARCAVVMGDTRQLPPTSFFDILIDVESDDYDLAVLADMESILHLCKRSFPSKMLRWHYRSRHESLIAVSNQEFYDNHLLIYPSPSQDSEELGLKLVHLPETVYDRGKTATNRAEAKAVIKAVFDHYQKYGDTKSLGVGTFNVRQQQAILEELELQLKLNPKMEKYFKGNHGEHFFVKNLETIQGDERDVIMVSVGYGFDSEGNLSHNFGPVNQDGGERRLNVLLTRAREKCLIFSNFRGQDLQLGSSAPFGLRALKEFLEYAEEKTLSHLDMIQHTADDAFEEAVFEFLSEHGYEVHRRVGCAGFRVDLAVLDPEYPGHYLLGIACDGPMYQTSRVARDRDRLRQQILKGLGWRFHSLWSTDWYRNRGEVQKRLLAIIEELLGEDRGEEAIPPVEEAGIITSVEEGESDISSTVEETTTEKVTDLPSVEDTTDRTPKETDQTPEEGRENKSPLEEIEDIIELTEETGEISSNDGKYTDITEFREILESQMESSPDSEIKKEAKELPKEAKDELPKYVVCEDPGVVVSGEFHSQPVGDIARAAMKVVEIEGPIHYDEVVKRVRTYWGLSRAGRRVQAVMKEAINLGLMDGQIIQKGDFLYYKDAPVVVRRRTGKTPAKMDLISPEEIAAAVRIILKSQYATHVDELIREVSRLFGAKVTRKPAISRIKGVINDLIQKGEIEERPDGMVDLIRE
- a CDS encoding ATP-dependent DNA helicase, which codes for MDNGFFCDKCGMIKDRCICNSGSVENSIQAKTPKISSSRINAIKRAYPHIDEDIIEKFPFASPREGQLEIISEIRDAIEEGYSNIILEAGTGTGKSVVATTLARLYHPAYILTMTKQLQSQYAAEFGYPMVKGRGNFLCQNESLEFSCDQGTCQTIPSTQKFACDYGISKSPFGGEMHAFQDAFGSPLYFRSNQRCRYWDQKAHAAESSITLMNYDYALLELNYVKHFGKRDLMVLDEAHNLENKLMQRLEVNLYNRRLQREIKKTIPPSMMQHKEPQEWILFVESLYEDYQDINIKQIPKNQADRVNRMKMNLSELSRNLEETPDNWVVDTSPGGVSFKPLRVNTYANDRLLNHADIRLFMSATILDQDLFCQWLGIEPEETYHLEIKSAFPPSSRPVHLKLVGNMSHRLIKRTAPKTIPVLEKIIEHHKYERGLIHTHNYKCQEYIIKHLKNPRLMGHNSKNREHVLNRFEHSADPRVLVSPSMSEGVDLPYEKCQFQVIYKIPFPYLGDPQINQRKQQDPSWYAYKTIMTLLQAYGRGMRAEDDYCETYILDGNFRMLLRNKLYRELVPSFFKDAIQRE